The proteins below come from a single Penaeus monodon isolate SGIC_2016 chromosome 23, NSTDA_Pmon_1, whole genome shotgun sequence genomic window:
- the LOC119587710 gene encoding LIM and senescent cell antigen-like-containing domain protein 1, which yields MFRGPEKTLGQCCPPFQEDKRKGRSRMDLTLESSDLYNRRKHSISRIDEMEALHAGPARGQGQLGTPARGPPKNAGRRDTPRPQNIPDPSPEYCEPYGCMPDADEILRRRRLLFPQENQSEVNPLQNSPLNCETPLEKRITQMNETEVAYEFRKQFLSNVDMKQAMEEAPPDFPPPESLHIMSLGAMACTRCGDSFEPQEKIVNSNGQLWHTQCFVCAQCFRPFPDDIFYEFEGRKYCEHDFQVLFAPCCGKCNEFIIGRVIKAMNSNWHPQCFTCELCMKELADLGFIRNAGRALCHECNARVKAESLGKYMCHKCHSTIDGEPLRWRGDTFHPYHFNCAACGNELTANAREVKSRPGYTANEMNELYCLRCHDKMGIPICGACRRPIEERVVTALGKHWHVEHFVCAKCEKPFMGNRHYERKGLAYCETHYHELFGNLCFVCNSVIYGDVVMALNKAWCTHHFACALCDTKMTQKTKFFEFDQRPICKKCYERFPQELKKRLKRQHKPGGRGGSHPFLGCLGGNALRYQGPGVCA from the exons ATGTTTCGTGGTCCAGAGAAAACTCTGGGGCAATGTTGCCCCCCTTTTCAAGAagataagaggaaaggaaggagcagGATGGACCTCACTCTCGAGAGCAGCGACCTCTACAACCGACGGAAGCACTCCATCTCCCGGATCGACGAAATGGAAGCCTTGCACGCAGGGCCTGCTCGGGGCCAGGGCCAACTTGGGACGCCAGCCAGAGGTCCGCCCAAGAATGCTGGCCGCAGGGACACTCCCAGACCACAGAATATACCCGACCCAAGTCCTGAATATTGCGAGCCCTATGGATGCATGCCTGATGCTGATGAGAtcctgaggaggaggagattattGTTTCCACAGGAGAACCAGAGCGAGGTTAATCCACTGCAAAACTCCCCACTGAACTGTGAGACCCCATTGGAAAAGCGAATCACACAAATGAACGAAACGGAGGTAGCATATGAATTTCGGAAACAGTTCTTGAGTAATGTGGACATGAAGCAAGCCATGGAAGAGGCTCCGCCAGACTTCCCGCCGCCAGAGAG CTTACACATCATGTCCCTGGGGGCCATGGCCTGCACTCGGTGCGGGGATAGCTTCGAGCCCCAGGAGAAGATCGTCAACTCCAATGGTCAGCTGTGGCATACTCAGTGCTTCGT GTGTGCTCAGTGCTTCCGACCATTCCCTGACGACATCTTTTATGAGTTCGAAGGCCGCAAGTACTGCGAGCATGACTTCCAAGTGCTCTTTGCGCCTTGTTGCGGCAAATGCA ACGAGTTCATCATTGGACGGGTGATCAAGGCCATGAACTCCAACTGGCACCCCCAGTGCTTCACCTGCGAGCTCTGCATGAAGGAGCTGGCCGACCTGGGCTTCATCCGCAACGCTGGCCGAGCACTCTGCCACGAGTGCAATGCGCGGGTCAAGGCAGAATCCCTCGGCAAATACATGTGCCATAAGTGCCA cTCGACCATCGATGGGGAGCCACTACGCTGGCGTGGCGACACCTTCCATCCTTACCATTTCAATTGCGCGGCCTGTGGCAACGAGCTGACAGCCAACGCCCGAGAAGTCAAGAGCAGACCTGGCTACACTGCCAACGAAATG AACGAACTGTACTGCTTACGATGCCACGACAAGATGGGTATTCCTATATGTGGTGCTTGTAGGCGGCCCATCGAGGAGCGCGTGGTGACAGCCCTGGGCAAGCATTGGCACGTAGAGCACTTCGTGTGCGCCAAGTGTGAGAAGCCTTTTATGGGCAACCGTCACTACGAGCGCAAAGGGTTGGCCTATTGCGAGACCCACTATCATGAACTCTTTGGCAACCTGTGCTTTGTTTGCAACTCAGTTATTTATGGTGATG TGGTAATGGCCCTCAACAAAGCCTGGTGCACCCATCACTTTGCCTGTGCTTTGTGCGACACAAAAATGACGCAGAAAACCAAGTTCTTTGAGTTCGACCAAAGACCC ATCTGCAAGAAGTGCTACGAGAGGTTCCCGCAGGAGCTGAAGAAGCGGCTCAAGAGGCAGCACAAACCCGGGGGCCGCGGAGGAAGCCACCCCTTTTTAGGGTGCCTGGGCGGGAATGCCCTCCGATACCAGGGCCCCGGGGTGTGCGCCTAA